A genome region from Myroides fluvii includes the following:
- a CDS encoding fibronectin type III domain-containing protein: MKRFAVLFCFLLSVFFTYGQEVVIGTGTTLERYPMGALWGYERSAALYTATEIGQVGFINQVAWEIGTVGQARPVRIFLKEIEESTLVANDWASYIANATLMFDGVVRPTATGFYPITFLSSFNFTGGNKKLLVLVETNYGGSGGGSTFNIKSTAATNMHFTVTKDTDPPTTNLSAQANRPNIRLTFGPEITCPSTSAILTNTTATTVSFNVVNRNSTTGVSYEIRTEGTAGSGATGLVNAGTVTDLTTLPVTVSGLTPSTTYSLYVRANCGATETSTFSDPTVFTTGQVAATLPYSEDFEGTVNFSYTNHTVNKWVVGTAVQNGGTKSLYVSKDNGTTNTYDTDVSTVAHAYRDLVIPAGTNEIAVNFDWRCVGEGGTWDYFRVWMVPVSFIPTPGTQISTATDRVQIGRTQYNANATFLREQLVVNATAFAGQTMRLVFEWKQDGSGGAQPPGAIDNVEVSAITCSTPTALLLNAFTSTTATIAWTGVTGQTQYEVYYTTTATNPGATVTGSVVTTDNPYTITGLTPNTQYYVWVRTVCSATDKSFWVQLPILTGQVPGELPYIDGFEGQDNWSKGSNSVNKWVVGTAAQNGGTKSLYISKDNGTTNTYDLTAATVAHAYRDLVIPAGTNEIAVNFDWRCVGEGGTWDYFRVWMVPASFIPTPGTQISTATDRVQLGRTQYNANTAFLREQLVVNATAFAGQTMRLVFEWRQDGSGGAQPPGAIDNVEVSVITCSAPTALQLNAITSTTATIAWTGVTGQTQYEVYYTTTATNPGATVTGSVVTTDNPYTITGLTPNTQYYVWVRTVCSATDKSFWVQLPILTGQIPGTLPFEDDFEGDNNWSTGSNSLNKWVLGTAVNNGGTKSLYVTKDEGVTNTYNNSTATVAHAYRDIEIPADAIEAKLSFDWRAVGESCCDYIRVWIVPVTFNPVLGTQIAAGANRIQIGGNRNVQENFTTVIESVEVANYAGRSLRLVFEWRNDGSGGNDPAGAIDNVKLEQITCPRVTGLSACSGSDYINYGWDSQEGISEWDVAIETTDLTEPADANIRRVQEPNYSATELTVNTDYYFYVRNICEGGTVSMWRKIKVRTSSTSILDAEPFCAGPEGIIFPNNNTENGAEEYPYGSNTAIACVTSVRFPVWYFLKIDQDGELVFDIIQNSQFDANGTPTGATMDVDFVAFGPFDNLDQACAEAILGPCAGCTSNSNPNDGRYPIGNVIDCNYSTSAIEKLTIRNARRGQIYAILITNFNRGPGFIKLVQTNGNLNNAGTTDCKFLCEVDLGEDQYLCAGDSYEINAKISAAGSTEDMTYTWFKDGEMLDPAVFNTNKLTVIESGTYRVRVEKDLCEENPEDEVVITFYEPISLRLPKKIELCDLENVGYAMFEVKSVVDEALANHPEATTIKHRYYHTLADFNAQRNAFEMEDQYQSSGNESIFVEVYRDKNEECRGYFEIALSIKATAYFNAEFSYEGPICINNIDQLPIIPGSEFTPGGKFTYKTISHTNPKDPSKAPKGGLSLDANTGTINVASSTAGVYEVEYYYGVPSTMCGEPVKHTVTITIFERFEIALDGDCYDGNYYMRVIDVAGNIDMDHAKFEWVGPGSFTADTKEITVSEKGDYTVYITTADGCFEEKTITLEPEEINCLITRGISPNGDGLNDYFDLVNYKVLKFKVFNRNGGEVYTHGLGYTREWMGQDKSGNKLPSGTYFYVIETVQKTITGWVQINY; this comes from the coding sequence ATGAAAAGATTTGCAGTGCTTTTCTGCTTCTTGCTGAGTGTTTTTTTTACTTATGGGCAAGAGGTTGTAATTGGCACAGGTACAACGCTAGAAAGATACCCCATGGGGGCTCTTTGGGGCTATGAACGATCAGCTGCTCTTTATACAGCAACGGAGATAGGTCAAGTGGGATTTATCAATCAAGTTGCTTGGGAAATAGGAACAGTGGGACAGGCTAGACCCGTTAGGATTTTCTTAAAGGAGATAGAAGAGAGCACATTGGTTGCAAATGATTGGGCAAGCTATATTGCCAATGCAACACTGATGTTTGATGGAGTTGTACGCCCTACAGCTACTGGATTTTATCCTATTACTTTTTTGTCTTCCTTTAATTTTACGGGAGGAAATAAAAAATTATTAGTATTAGTTGAAACAAATTATGGAGGTTCAGGAGGTGGATCTACCTTCAATATCAAGAGTACAGCTGCTACAAATATGCATTTTACTGTAACTAAAGATACGGATCCTCCTACGACTAATCTAAGTGCACAAGCAAATCGTCCTAATATTAGATTGACGTTTGGCCCTGAAATTACTTGTCCATCAACTAGTGCGATATTGACGAATACTACTGCTACAACAGTTAGTTTTAATGTAGTGAATCGCAATTCAACGACAGGGGTTTCTTATGAAATTAGAACCGAAGGAACTGCTGGCTCTGGAGCTACAGGCTTAGTGAATGCTGGAACAGTTACAGATTTAACTACCTTGCCAGTGACCGTTTCTGGATTGACTCCATCCACAACGTATTCTTTATATGTTCGTGCAAATTGTGGAGCAACTGAAACCTCTACATTTTCTGATCCAACTGTTTTTACGACAGGACAAGTAGCGGCAACGTTGCCTTATTCAGAAGATTTTGAAGGTACGGTGAACTTTAGTTATACGAATCATACTGTAAATAAATGGGTAGTAGGCACTGCTGTACAAAACGGAGGTACAAAATCCTTGTATGTTTCTAAGGATAACGGAACGACAAATACATATGATACGGATGTTTCTACCGTAGCACATGCATATAGGGATTTGGTAATTCCTGCGGGAACAAATGAAATCGCTGTTAATTTTGATTGGCGTTGTGTAGGTGAAGGAGGAACATGGGATTACTTTAGGGTATGGATGGTTCCTGTATCTTTTATTCCTACACCAGGTACCCAAATTTCAACTGCGACAGATAGAGTGCAGATAGGTCGAACTCAATATAATGCCAATGCAACATTCTTAAGAGAGCAATTAGTGGTAAATGCTACTGCTTTTGCAGGTCAAACCATGCGTTTGGTTTTTGAATGGAAACAAGATGGAAGCGGAGGTGCTCAACCTCCAGGGGCAATTGATAATGTAGAAGTGTCTGCTATTACTTGTTCTACTCCAACAGCTTTGCTATTGAATGCGTTTACTTCAACTACAGCAACAATAGCTTGGACTGGAGTGACAGGGCAAACACAATATGAAGTATATTATACTACAACAGCTACAAATCCTGGAGCAACAGTTACAGGGTCTGTAGTAACGACAGATAACCCGTATACTATAACTGGTTTAACTCCTAATACACAATACTATGTTTGGGTGAGAACGGTTTGTAGTGCTACAGATAAGAGCTTCTGGGTACAATTGCCAATTTTAACAGGGCAAGTTCCTGGAGAATTACCTTATATTGATGGTTTTGAAGGGCAAGATAATTGGAGTAAAGGCAGTAACTCCGTTAATAAATGGGTGGTAGGTACTGCTGCTCAAAACGGTGGAACTAAATCGCTTTATATTTCAAAAGACAATGGAACTACAAATACGTATGATCTTACTGCTGCAACTGTAGCTCATGCATATAGAGATTTGGTAATTCCTGCTGGGACAAATGAAATTGCTGTTAATTTTGATTGGCGTTGTGTAGGTGAAGGAGGAACATGGGATTACTTTAGAGTATGGATGGTTCCTGCATCTTTTATTCCTACACCAGGTACCCAAATTTCAACTGCGACAGATAGAGTACAGCTAGGTCGAACTCAATATAATGCCAATACCGCATTCTTAAGAGAGCAATTAGTGGTAAATGCCACTGCTTTTGCTGGTCAAACCATGCGTTTGGTTTTTGAATGGAGACAAGATGGAAGCGGAGGTGCTCAACCTCCAGGGGCAATTGACAATGTAGAAGTGTCTGTTATTACTTGTTCTGCTCCAACGGCTTTGCAATTGAATGCGATTACTTCAACTACAGCAACAATAGCTTGGACTGGAGTGACAGGACAAACACAATATGAAGTATATTATACTACAACTGCTACGAATCCTGGAGCAACAGTTACAGGGTCTGTAGTAACGACAGATAATCCGTATACTATAACTGGTTTAACCCCTAATACACAATATTATGTTTGGGTGAGAACGGTTTGTAGTGCTACAGATAAGAGCTTCTGGGTACAATTGCCAATTTTAACAGGGCAAATTCCTGGTACGTTGCCTTTCGAAGATGACTTTGAAGGAGATAATAACTGGTCGACAGGAAGTAACTCATTGAATAAATGGGTGCTTGGTACTGCGGTTAATAACGGAGGAACAAAATCACTCTATGTAACAAAAGATGAAGGTGTAACTAATACTTATAACAATTCAACAGCAACAGTAGCACATGCTTATCGCGATATTGAGATTCCAGCGGATGCGATTGAAGCAAAATTGAGTTTTGACTGGAGAGCTGTAGGGGAATCATGTTGTGATTATATCAGAGTATGGATTGTACCAGTTACGTTTAATCCAGTTTTAGGAACCCAAATTGCTGCTGGAGCGAATCGAATTCAAATAGGAGGAAACCGCAATGTTCAGGAAAACTTTACGACGGTTATCGAAAGTGTTGAAGTTGCAAATTATGCCGGAAGAAGCCTAAGACTTGTTTTTGAATGGCGAAATGACGGTAGTGGAGGGAATGATCCTGCAGGAGCTATTGATAACGTTAAATTAGAACAGATAACATGTCCTAGAGTTACAGGTTTAAGCGCATGTTCAGGAAGTGATTATATCAATTATGGATGGGATTCTCAAGAGGGAATATCAGAATGGGATGTGGCAATTGAGACTACTGATTTAACAGAACCTGCGGACGCAAATATCAGAAGAGTTCAAGAACCAAACTATTCAGCAACAGAACTAACTGTAAATACAGATTATTATTTTTATGTCCGTAATATTTGCGAAGGAGGAACAGTTAGTATGTGGAGAAAAATAAAAGTGAGAACTTCTAGTACAAGTATTTTAGATGCAGAACCTTTCTGTGCTGGACCGGAAGGAATTATTTTCCCAAATAACAATACTGAAAATGGAGCTGAAGAATATCCATATGGAAGTAATACAGCAATAGCATGTGTTACTTCAGTAAGATTTCCTGTTTGGTATTTCTTGAAGATAGATCAAGATGGGGAGTTGGTATTTGACATTATTCAAAACTCGCAATTTGATGCTAATGGAACTCCTACTGGAGCTACTATGGATGTTGATTTTGTAGCTTTTGGACCTTTTGATAATTTAGATCAAGCTTGTGCAGAGGCCATTTTAGGACCTTGTGCAGGTTGTACGAGTAATTCTAATCCGAATGATGGTCGATATCCAATCGGTAATGTGATAGATTGTAATTACTCTACCTCTGCTATTGAGAAATTAACAATACGCAATGCTAGAAGAGGGCAAATCTATGCGATATTGATTACGAATTTCAATAGAGGCCCAGGTTTTATTAAGCTCGTACAAACAAATGGAAATCTAAATAATGCTGGGACAACAGACTGTAAATTCTTGTGTGAAGTGGATTTAGGTGAAGATCAATATCTATGTGCAGGAGATTCTTATGAAATTAATGCTAAAATCTCAGCTGCAGGTTCAACGGAGGATATGACATACACTTGGTTTAAAGATGGAGAAATGCTTGATCCAGCTGTATTTAATACGAATAAATTAACCGTTATAGAATCGGGAACCTACCGCGTACGTGTGGAAAAAGATCTTTGTGAAGAAAATCCAGAGGATGAAGTAGTGATTACATTCTACGAACCAATTAGTCTTCGTTTACCTAAAAAAATAGAATTGTGTGATTTAGAAAATGTTGGGTATGCTATGTTTGAAGTAAAAAGCGTGGTAGATGAGGCTCTTGCTAATCATCCTGAAGCAACAACAATTAAACATAGATATTATCATACTTTAGCAGATTTTAATGCGCAAAGAAATGCGTTTGAAATGGAAGATCAATATCAATCTTCTGGAAATGAATCTATTTTTGTTGAAGTGTATCGCGATAAAAACGAGGAGTGTAGAGGATATTTTGAGATTGCACTTAGCATTAAAGCAACGGCTTATTTTAACGCAGAATTCTCGTATGAAGGACCAATTTGTATTAACAATATTGATCAGCTACCAATTATCCCTGGTTCAGAATTTACGCCAGGAGGGAAGTTTACATATAAAACAATAAGTCATACCAATCCAAAAGATCCGAGTAAAGCACCTAAAGGTGGTTTATCTCTAGATGCGAATACAGGAACAATTAATGTAGCTTCAAGTACAGCTGGTGTTTATGAAGTAGAGTATTATTATGGAGTGCCAAGTACGATGTGTGGTGAACCTGTTAAGCATACTGTTACGATTACTATTTTTGAGCGTTTCGAAATTGCACTTGATGGAGATTGTTACGATGGTAACTATTACATGAGAGTTATTGATGTTGCTGGTAATATTGACATGGATCATGCGAAGTTTGAATGGGTTGGACCTGGCAGTTTTACAGCAGATACAAAAGAAATTACGGTCTCTGAAAAAGGAGATTATACTGTTTATATTACAACTGCAGATGGTTGTTTTGAAGAAAAAACAATTACCTTAGAGCCAGAAGAAATTAACTGTTTGATTACACGTGGTATTTCACCAAATGGAGATGGGCTAAATGATTATTTTGATCTTGTTAATTACAAAGTGTTGAAATTTAAGGTTTTTAACCGCAACGGTGGTGAAGTGTATACTCATGGTTTAGGTTATACCAGAGAATGGATGGGACAAGATAAATCGGGTAATAAGTTACCATCAGGAACGTATTTTTATGTGATTGAAACGGTACAGAAAACAATTACAGGTTGGGTACAAATTAATTATTAA
- a CDS encoding OmpA family protein, which produces MKIRKVYLALLLGGFLFTQNVSAQEPIKTPLEIADEHYKHYEFVDAAKVYQKLIRGAKTDNYIYLQLADCYYNVFNTVEAAKYYGKALEKNPDLDSELYYRYAQMLKASGRYDSSNAAMRKFSERNPEDQRAIAFMREPDYIPRLRAQEELFTFEESGINDRQGNDFGAFLTVGDTLYFASTRKGNKSKNKYGWDNQGYLDIFQAKYKNAEDPLYDVEPVSELNTKYHDGPATVTGDGQTMYFATESFRAGKFTKNKAKLVKLGKVSVFRATKKKGKWTDFEPVPFNGSDYSVSNPSVSKDGRTLYFSSDMPGTMGSTDIWKVDIDEEGNYGTPVNMGSQINTEGRESFPFISEEGKLYFASDSRKGFGGLDVYVVDLAIPQAEPKNLGSPINTAKDDFAFSFYPGKDIGFFSTNRIGRDDIYKAKPVCNTEMYVTVTHKDTGQLLPGARVDIYDDRKNLVETKFADQRGIVEYVVDCGKFYHLQVDMDDFEGKSVEVPLNRKGGRQLVQVGLRPIEVIVTKDEIILGEVYFEFDRFNITQQGALELDKLVKVMKRNPQMRIKVGSHTDNRGSATYNQKLSENRAKTTVQYVLSKGIEGYRLESQGYGPSVPKIDCKANCTEEDHAINRRSEFVILK; this is translated from the coding sequence ATGAAAATAAGAAAGGTTTATTTAGCACTGTTATTGGGTGGATTTTTATTCACTCAAAATGTTAGTGCCCAAGAGCCGATAAAAACTCCTTTAGAGATTGCAGATGAGCATTACAAGCACTACGAGTTTGTAGATGCAGCAAAGGTTTATCAGAAGTTAATCCGCGGGGCGAAGACAGATAATTATATTTATTTACAATTAGCGGATTGTTATTACAATGTGTTTAATACGGTCGAGGCAGCAAAATACTATGGCAAAGCTTTAGAAAAGAACCCAGATTTAGATTCTGAGTTGTACTATCGCTACGCACAGATGTTAAAAGCTAGTGGACGTTATGATTCGTCCAATGCGGCAATGCGTAAATTCTCAGAGCGCAATCCCGAGGACCAACGCGCTATCGCCTTTATGCGTGAGCCGGATTATATTCCTCGCTTACGCGCACAAGAGGAGCTTTTTACCTTTGAAGAGTCTGGAATCAACGACCGTCAAGGGAATGATTTTGGCGCCTTTTTAACGGTAGGAGATACGCTTTATTTTGCCTCTACGCGCAAAGGCAATAAGTCTAAGAACAAATACGGCTGGGACAACCAAGGGTATTTAGATATCTTTCAAGCGAAATACAAAAACGCTGAAGATCCGTTGTATGATGTAGAACCCGTATCGGAGTTGAACACGAAGTATCACGATGGACCAGCTACAGTAACAGGAGATGGTCAGACGATGTACTTTGCTACGGAGAGTTTCCGCGCCGGAAAGTTTACCAAGAACAAAGCTAAGTTGGTAAAGCTTGGTAAGGTTAGCGTATTTAGAGCCACGAAGAAAAAGGGTAAATGGACGGATTTCGAACCTGTACCGTTCAATGGCAGCGATTACTCGGTAAGTAACCCAAGTGTGAGCAAAGATGGACGTACGTTGTACTTTTCATCTGATATGCCAGGCACCATGGGTAGCACAGATATCTGGAAAGTGGATATCGATGAAGAGGGTAACTATGGAACACCCGTGAATATGGGTAGCCAAATCAATACAGAAGGACGCGAATCGTTTCCTTTTATCTCCGAAGAGGGCAAGTTGTACTTTGCTTCTGATTCCCGCAAAGGGTTTGGAGGGTTGGACGTTTACGTAGTAGACTTGGCCATTCCCCAAGCAGAACCGAAGAATTTAGGATCGCCGATCAATACGGCCAAAGACGATTTCGCCTTTTCTTTTTACCCCGGTAAAGACATTGGATTCTTCTCAACGAACCGCATTGGTCGCGATGATATTTACAAAGCCAAACCAGTTTGTAATACCGAGATGTATGTGACGGTAACACACAAGGATACCGGACAGCTTTTACCAGGAGCTCGCGTAGATATTTACGACGATCGCAAGAACTTAGTTGAGACGAAGTTTGCAGATCAGCGTGGAATTGTGGAATACGTTGTAGATTGTGGTAAATTTTACCACTTACAGGTAGACATGGATGACTTTGAAGGGAAGTCTGTAGAGGTTCCATTGAACCGCAAAGGAGGTCGTCAATTAGTTCAGGTTGGCTTGAGACCTATTGAAGTAATCGTGACCAAAGACGAGATCATCCTAGGAGAGGTTTACTTTGAATTTGACCGATTCAACATCACCCAACAAGGTGCTTTGGAGTTGGATAAATTGGTAAAAGTAATGAAGCGCAATCCACAGATGCGCATCAAGGTAGGTTCTCATACGGACAATCGCGGAAGCGCGACGTACAACCAGAAGTTGTCTGAGAATCGCGCGAAAACGACGGTTCAATATGTGTTGTCAAAAGGCATTGAAGGCTATCGTTTAGAATCACAAGGTTACGGACCAAGTGTACCGAAGATTGATTGTAAAGCGAACTGCACCGAAGAAGACCACGCGATCAACAGACGCAGTGAGTTTGTGATCTTGAAATAG
- a CDS encoding PorP/SprF family type IX secretion system membrane protein, whose product MKRIYLTLGVLSLLSCLEVQAQQNPQYTQYMYNMSVVNPAYAGSKDAVSMGALYRKQWAGFDGAPETGTFFINSRVGKKVGVGLSFINDRIGPVTENNIYGDFSYTLELGGVHKLALGIKAGATFHSANLFSDIGDGYTIDAGDPAFGQDSKSTLFNAGIGAYYYTDKYFIGLGVPNMIKEYYLNYDGKNFGQREIHMYLNGGYVFDLDQDWKLKPSTMIKYAMNSPVSFDLNMNVMYLNKIEAGVSYRLEDAVGGMINYRVTPQLRVGYAYDYITSDINKVAKGSHEFMVLYDIFLSKKVSSSSRYF is encoded by the coding sequence ATGAAAAGAATATATTTAACATTAGGGGTACTGAGTTTACTTAGTTGTCTTGAGGTGCAAGCGCAGCAGAATCCGCAGTATACGCAGTATATGTACAACATGAGTGTTGTAAATCCTGCTTATGCTGGCTCAAAGGATGCTGTTTCAATGGGAGCATTGTACCGCAAGCAATGGGCCGGCTTTGATGGGGCACCTGAAACGGGAACTTTTTTCATCAACAGTAGAGTAGGAAAAAAAGTGGGTGTAGGTTTGTCTTTTATCAATGATCGCATCGGTCCGGTTACGGAGAACAACATTTACGGAGATTTCTCTTATACTTTAGAGTTAGGAGGAGTTCACAAGTTAGCTTTGGGAATCAAGGCAGGCGCAACGTTCCACAGTGCCAATCTATTTTCTGATATTGGCGATGGTTATACGATTGACGCGGGTGACCCTGCATTTGGTCAAGACAGCAAATCGACCTTATTCAATGCTGGAATTGGAGCGTACTACTATACGGATAAATACTTTATCGGATTAGGGGTGCCCAACATGATAAAAGAATACTATTTGAATTACGATGGGAAGAACTTTGGTCAACGCGAGATTCACATGTATTTGAACGGAGGATATGTCTTTGACTTGGATCAAGATTGGAAATTAAAACCCTCAACGATGATCAAATACGCGATGAATTCACCAGTATCCTTTGATTTGAATATGAATGTGATGTACCTGAACAAGATTGAAGCAGGAGTTAGTTACCGCTTAGAGGACGCTGTTGGAGGAATGATTAACTACCGCGTTACCCCACAGCTTCGCGTTGGTTATGCATATGATTACATCACATCGGATATCAACAAAGTAGCCAAGGGTTCTCACGAGTTTATGGTGTTATACGACATTTTCTTGTCTAAGAAAGTATCTAGTTCCTCTCGTTATTTCTAA